Within Cellulophaga sp. L1A9, the genomic segment ATATAGGGCGTAGAATAAGTTTGTACATGAAAGGCTAAAATTTTCACAAAAATACAAACATCAACAAAGAACTTCACCAGTTACTCTTAATTTTATTAACACAACAATACACCTTATTCTATAAGTTTCTCAATTGGTGTTCTTTTTGCAGATTCACACAGTAATTGATAGCGTTCATATTGTTTTTCGTTGAATAATGAAATCAATTTTTGATCATAACTCACTGTAATTGCAAACATTTTATCTTCTAATTCCTTATGCTTCTTAGCAAGAATTAAAAGTTCATCTGGTGTACTTTGCGGGTGGGTTTCAAAAAGTTTTTTTACTTCCAATTCCTGATCATCCATCTCCGCCTTCAGATCTTTCCGCAACACCTCTAAAACCGTTGTTTGCTCTTCATTTAATTGAAAAATAGTCTTTATAGTATCCGCATTTTTACTGCCAATATCTAAAATACAAGCTTGCGCATTTGTTTTGACTACACTTAAAAAAAGGACTATCACTGAAAATAAAAGTTTAAGCTTCATTTGTTTGATTTGAATAACGTAACTAAATTATAACAACTTAAACGTATCCTACGCTAAAAAAGTATAAAGAATTAAATAATTACAATGCAAAAAACCTAATTCGTATTTTTATAAAAAATTATAATAAATGAACCCTATTCTTAATAGATTTTTGAGTTACGTAACTATTGACACTCAAAGCGACCCAAACTCATCAACAACACCGAGTACCAAGAAGCAATGGAATTTAGCCAATAAATTAGCCGAAGAATTAAAATTAATTGGACTAAGCGATGTTACCATCGATAAGAATGCTTACATCATGGCAACCCTTCCAAGCAATAGCACCTACGCCAACATTCCTGTAATAGGTTTTATAGCCCATTTTGATACTTCACCAGATTTTTCAGGAACGAACGTAAATCCACAAATTATTGAAAATTACGATGGAAAAGACATCGTTTTGAATAAGGAAAAAAATATTATTCTTTCTCCAAATTATTTTGATGATTTACTTCAATACAAAGGACAAACTATTATAACTACAGATGGCACAACTCTTCTTGGTGCCGACGATAAAGCAGGAATTACAGAAATAGTTTCGGCGATGGAATATTTAATACATCATCCTGAAATAAAACATGGTACTATAAAAATAGGTTTTACTCCTGATGAGGAAATTGGTCGTGGAGCGCATAAATTTGATGTGGAAAAATTTGGTGCAGATTGGGCGTACACTATGGATGGAAGTCAGGTTGGAGAATTAGAATACGAAAATTTCAATGCTGCTTCTGCTAAAATTTCAATTACAGGTAAAAGTGTCCACCCGGGTTATGCCAAAGGAAAAATGATCAATGCGATAAGTATAGCTAATGAATTTATGACTTTGTTACCCGAAAATGAAGTTCCTCAAAAAACAACAGGTCGCGAAGGCTTTTTTCATGTTCATCATATTTCTGGTGAAATAGAAAACGCAACGATTGAGCTCATCATAAGAGATCACGACAAAGAATTATTTGAAGAACGCAAGAGGCTTATAACTACTATAAAAGATAAATTATCAACCCTTCATGGCGATTGTATATCCATTGAGGTAAAAGACCAATATTTTAATATGAAGGAAAAGGTAGCCCCTGTTTATCATATTGTTACTACCGCTAAAGAAGCAATGGAGTCGCTAGGCATCACACCACTTATAAAACCCATTAGAGGGGGCACAGACGGGTCTCAATTAAGCTTTATGGGATTACCCTGTCCGAATATTTTTGCGGGAGGACATAATTTCCATGGTAAATATGAATATGTCCCTTTAGAAAGTATGGAGAGTGCTGTAAAAGTAATTGTAAAAATTTGTGAGCTTACTGCCTTAAACAACGCTAAAAACCTCTAAAGTAAATCAGCATTAAGCATAAAAAAAGCACCTTATAAAGGTGCTTTTTTAACTTATAAAAGTTGTAATTATTTTTTCTCTATTACTGCAGGAGCATTAAGCTTTGAACTCATCTCTAAAGAAAGCGCTGAACGCTCAAACTTTATTTTACCCGCTAAAGTTTCAATTACACAAGAATTATCTTTATCATTTAATTCTACAATCTTACCGTGCATTCCGCTTTTAGTAACTACTTTATCACCTTTTTTAAGTTCAGCAGAAAATTTCTTTTCTTGCTTTTGCTTTTTTCTCTGAGGTGCAATCATAAAGAAGTAAAATACTACGAAAATTGCAATCAGTGGTATAAATGGATATTTTTCTAACATGTAATTATGACTGTTTTAATGGTCCTACTGGAGCACCATCTTTAGGGGTTATAAATGCTTTTATTCTTAATTGTTCCGTTCCCTTTTCTGTATTTGCAGATACGGTAACTACTTTAGTAACCACATTACTTCCTGAACCATTAAATTGTACTAATAATTCTCCTGATTCTCCTGGTGCAATTGCTCCTTTTGAATATTTCGGTATCGTACAACCACAAGTACTTTTTGCATCTGTAATAATAAGTGGTGCATCGCCAGTATTTGTAAATTTAAAAACTGTTTCTTGGGGTGTATTCTGAATAATTGATCCAAAATCATGCTCTACTTTCTCAAAAGCCATTACAGGCAACAACTTTGCTGCTTCATCTCTCTGACCTGCTGCTTCAAGGTTTGAATTATTGATTTTACTAGTTGCATCTTCCTTACAGGACATTAAAACAACTACCAACAGTGCATTTAATGCGATAACTATTTTTCTCATAACCGTCTAAATATTTATAATTTTAATCAAAAATAAACAATATTATAATAAACCTCTGCCTATTTTGTTTAGTTTTCCATCTTGTTGATACTCCTTAATTAGTTTATCTAAAATACCATTAATAAAAGTACTACTCTTTGGCGTACTATATTCTTTAGCTAATTCTAAATATTCATTTATCGTAACTCGTTCTGGTATTGATGGGAAGTTTAACAATTCGGCAATGGCCATTTTCAATAGAATAGCATCTATATCTGCAATTCTATCTTTATCCCAATTAGGGGTTTTTCCTTCAATTTCCTTAACTAATTTCTCGTTTTGAAGTAATGTTTTGGATAAGAGCTTTTTTGAAAATTCTATATCTTCCTGATCCTTAATTAGAGGAGGTAAGAAATAAGATTCCACCGCACCTTCTTTAGTCTTCTTTAAAAGCTTTAGAATAAAGGTGTTCACCAAAGGAATATCATCTACCCAAGTAAGTTTATCGTCTTCAAAATATTCGTAGATTTTTTCATTAGGAGCAATGATATTCTTAAACAAATCTACAATTAGCTGTTTATCGTCTTCAAATGTAGCCGATTTTGTATGCATGTATTTTTGGTAAGAATCACTTGCTATAATCTCCTTATAAAGTAATTTTACGTATTCATCATTCAAATACCAATTCTGAAGTTTTCTAATCTCAAGTTCTTCATCAAGAACTTTATTATCAGAAATCATTTTTAGAAATTTGTTGTTCACAAACTTCCTCTTATCATCAAAAGTATTGGATGAATCTGACAAATAAGTATTCGCAGAAAGCTCAACTTGCTCTTTTGCAAAATGATGAATTTCTTTCATTAAACTCAACATCAATAAATACAAAGAATATGTATTTTCAATACTGAATTTTAAAAACTTCTGTTGTTTTTCTAAAGAATCGTCATTGGAACGTGTTAATGCATAAATACACTGCATTACTTTTACTCGCACATGCCTTCTTGTAAGCATTTTTAAAGAACTTAAATGGGTTAAACTTCGAGCGGCAAAAATAGGACTATATTTTTAATACTAGGTTATGGTTTGATTATATCTTATCAGTTTTATAACATTTCATTTTACTTTAATCCCATATCTTTGCTTCCTAGATTAGAAAAACCAACACTTTACAGCAACTAAAGCTTCATGAAGGAATTAAAATACATCAATAAATATTTAAAAAAGTATGGCATACAGCTACTTTTAGGGTTGTTTATCACAATAATAGCTAGAGTATTCTCTTTGGTAACCCCATCTTATGTAAAAAAATCTATTGAAGTCGTAGAAAAATACGGCAATAATGTCATTGACAAATCTG encodes:
- the pepT gene encoding peptidase T, with the translated sequence MNPILNRFLSYVTIDTQSDPNSSTTPSTKKQWNLANKLAEELKLIGLSDVTIDKNAYIMATLPSNSTYANIPVIGFIAHFDTSPDFSGTNVNPQIIENYDGKDIVLNKEKNIILSPNYFDDLLQYKGQTIITTDGTTLLGADDKAGITEIVSAMEYLIHHPEIKHGTIKIGFTPDEEIGRGAHKFDVEKFGADWAYTMDGSQVGELEYENFNAASAKISITGKSVHPGYAKGKMINAISIANEFMTLLPENEVPQKTTGREGFFHVHHISGEIENATIELIIRDHDKELFEERKRLITTIKDKLSTLHGDCISIEVKDQYFNMKEKVAPVYHIVTTAKEAMESLGITPLIKPIRGGTDGSQLSFMGLPCPNIFAGGHNFHGKYEYVPLESMESAVKVIVKICELTALNNAKNL
- the yajC gene encoding preprotein translocase subunit YajC; the encoded protein is MLEKYPFIPLIAIFVVFYFFMIAPQRKKQKQEKKFSAELKKGDKVVTKSGMHGKIVELNDKDNSCVIETLAGKIKFERSALSLEMSSKLNAPAVIEKK
- a CDS encoding DUF1573 domain-containing protein; this translates as MRKIVIALNALLVVVLMSCKEDATSKINNSNLEAAGQRDEAAKLLPVMAFEKVEHDFGSIIQNTPQETVFKFTNTGDAPLIITDAKSTCGCTIPKYSKGAIAPGESGELLVQFNGSGSNVVTKVVTVSANTEKGTEQLRIKAFITPKDGAPVGPLKQS
- the nusB gene encoding transcription antitermination factor NusB; amino-acid sequence: MLTRRHVRVKVMQCIYALTRSNDDSLEKQQKFLKFSIENTYSLYLLMLSLMKEIHHFAKEQVELSANTYLSDSSNTFDDKRKFVNNKFLKMISDNKVLDEELEIRKLQNWYLNDEYVKLLYKEIIASDSYQKYMHTKSATFEDDKQLIVDLFKNIIAPNEKIYEYFEDDKLTWVDDIPLVNTFILKLLKKTKEGAVESYFLPPLIKDQEDIEFSKKLLSKTLLQNEKLVKEIEGKTPNWDKDRIADIDAILLKMAIAELLNFPSIPERVTINEYLELAKEYSTPKSSTFINGILDKLIKEYQQDGKLNKIGRGLL